The genomic DNA TTCTAACGTGGCCAGCAGACGCGAGGCAGTAGACCGATGCACACCCAACCGGCGCGCGATCTCGGAGCTGGTCAGTTCAGTTTCTTCGGTGAGAAACTCCAGAATTTGCAATGCACGATCAACCGACTGAATGGGCGCTGCTACTTCTGGGCGCTGTTCTGAACTTGTCATTGGGTTCCTCACTCGTCAAACAATGTCGGCTGTGCTTCTCTAGGCTACCCAAGGGTGTGCACAGTCTGACTAACATCCGATGCTGCCCAGCTGTTCGACATGGTGTTAGTCGATAATAAACTGCATCACCGCTGCGGTTGCACGCCTGTCGGTCGGCGCCCCAGACGACCTCTGGGACGACAAAACCCCGGAACTCTACTACGAAAGTTCCGGGGTGTTGGAGCCCCCTATCGGATTCGAACCGATGACCCCCTGTTTACAAGACAGGTGCTCTGGCCAGCTGAGCTAAGGAGGCGTGGCTGTCTAGCCGTCAATTTATGACCTACGCTAGTCTAGCCCAAACCATGAGGAAACAAAAACCTAGCGGCGCCATTTCCCCTGGCATTAGTCGTCGAGTTGTGACTCAGCCCAGGATTGGAACGATTCGCCACCGGATGTGTTTTCGTAGTGCTCACCATTGACCCAAATGGACGGGGTACCAGCGATCCCGTCTTTGACTGCATGAGCGGTCGTGTAATTCACAAATGGACGGAAGGTGTTGTCGGAGACGCACCCTTCGATGTCAGCTCCGATTTCTCCGGCCAAAGCGACCAGTTCGTCGTTGGACAGGCCGGCACCTTGGTGCGTATCGTAGCTGGTGAAGACCGCGTGAATGTACTCGCTGGTATGTTCAGGCGACTCTTCTGCCACACAAGCCATCGCATTTGCTGCACGAGATGAGTAGTTTTCGGTCCCAGGATTATCTAGGTAATTGACCAACCGGTATTCGATGGTGTGGCCATCTGCAGCCAGCTCATCAAGTGCGCCAGCGTTCTCGCTTTCAAACTGCGCACAGTACACACAGTTGGCATCAGCATAAATAATGATGTCAGCTACGTCTGAGCCGGGCACGTCGGTGGGCATCTGACCTGCAGTGTCTGGGTTTGGCTCATCGACCTGCGTGGCATCGACTTCCTCGGGCGCATTGCCCTCAGCCGGGGCACCGTCTTCCAAGAGCAACCCACCGGTTTCTGTTGCAGCGGTTGGCGTCGGACCGGCATCAGGGATCGAACGCGAAGAGTTCATCAAAGTCACGACCACAATGATGGCGACCACAGCGGCAACGACACCGACGATTGTCCATGTGATGATGCGGGAACGCCGTTTCTCCGCCGCGAGTTGGTTAGCTTGCGCCTGCCGTACAGTGTCACGTGAGCTGCCAGCTGACTTATTTTTGGCCATTATCCTTACCTAAGGTAGTGAGTTGTTAAATTTTGAACCAGTCAGAGTATACGGCTGGTTTCTGAACATTGACTGGACTTTTTACTGCTGCGGTTCCAGCTGCGGGTGCTCGCCCTGGATGGTGGGCTCCCCGGTGTCGGGGTCGAAAACAATCCGTAAGTCCAGCTGTTCTCCATCCACGGTGGTCACCTCAGCCTCCAGCAAGTTGCCACGCCACAGGTCCGCTTCCACTTCCTGCACTTCAGGATATTTAGCAATCACATTAGATTCCAGCACGTCCTGCTGATGGTTCTGGCTGACCACACCATAGACCCCCGATGCGACACCCAAAAGCATGGCGACCAACCCGGCGAGAGTCTCAATGCGAACATCGCGCGGAGCATCGGCTCGTTCGCCTCGGCTATCGGTACCTTCGAACCGGCGCGTCTCACCCGACTCCCAGGCTTTCAGGCGACGGGCACGCCAGGTCGCATGTGCCAGAATGGCTGCTCCGGCAATGGCAAAAACAAAGCCGATCCCGATAGCTAGTTGCGGCGTTTGCAAGTCCAGAGGTTCAAACATACTTCCATTGTCTACGATGAGCACCGAGCGAGAAGTTATTTCACTTGGTTTTGACTTAGCGCGTAGTCAGATCGCGGCTTAGCGTCGCGTCATCGTTCCAGACTGGGCTGGAGTGTGATGAACTTAGAGCTATGAAACTCGCTACATTTCGCTTGCCACAAGAACGCCCCGATGCACCCGGAGCCACATTTGCCGCGCTCATCATCAAAACCGAGACCGATGACTCCGGGGCCGAATACGCGACCCAGGCTGTGCGACTGCCCGATATCACTGATGTCGGGGCCCTGCTCACCCTGGCGCCGCCGGAGCGTCAGGCCATTGTGCAAGAAGCACTTGATGCCGCTCAGCAGGACGCCAACTACATCATCGACGCCACGACGCTGAGCTATGAAACCCTCATCCCCTACCCGTCAAAAATCTTCTGTATAGGTCTCAACTACCGGAACCATATCGAAGAGACCGGGCTCGACCTTCCCAAATATCCCACAATTTTTGCGAAATACGGTCAGACGCTCACGAGCGCCTATAGTGAGATCGCTGTGCCGGAGATTGATCATCGGCTGGACTACGAGGGCGAGTTAGCCGTGATCATCGGCGCCCCAGGTAAAAATATCTCTGCGGCCAACGCTGCCGATTACATCGCCGGATATGCCATCAGCAACGACATCTCGTTGCGCGGCTTACAAGGTCGCACCGATGAATGGACTCAGGGCAAAATCCTGGAGGCTTCTACTCCGGTTGGCCCTTGGCTGACAACCGCCGACGAATTCCAGTCCAAGGCCGAACTCACCACGTTAGTCAACGGCGAAGTGCGCCAACGCGATTCCGTTGATGACCTAGTCTTCGGGGTGGGCGACTTACTTGAATACCTATCTCAGCTGATCACCTTACTGCCCGGGGATATCATCATGACCGGCACCCCCGGCGGCGTGGCACTTGCAATGCGTGATGAGCACGGCCGCCGTCCGTGGCTTAAGCCAGGAGACGTTGTAGAGACCCGCATTGAAGGCCTCGGTGCACAGCGCAATGCCATCGTTTGATCGTATCGGCGTGCTGGGCGCAGGTCGGGCTGGAACCGCTTTTGCTCGGGCAGCAGCACGCAGCGGCATCGACGTGCAGATCGCTTCAACGCGTACGCCGACTCAAATGCGCTACCACTTGATGCAGTACGCACCCCAAGCTCGTGCGGTGTTAGCCGAAGAGGTAGCAGACGGCGTGGATCTCGTCATTCTTGCGGTGCCGCAAGAAGACCTGGACGATGTGGCTCCGGCGTGGTTTACTGATCGGATCCTGGTCGATGCCACCAACCGCTGGCACGATGAACCGTTGCCCGAGTGGTTCGAGAAAGGACTCGCATCAGGGCTGAGCTCTTCGGAAGTCATAGCGCAGCGATTCGATACGGCCACGGTGGTAAAGGCTCTGAACCATATTTCCCACTGGGCGATGGACACCCCGGCGGCTGACGAGGAACGTGCTGCAGCGGTGGCCTCAGATAGTCCCAGTGCCGCAAAGGTCGTTGCCGACTTGGTCTCGGCACTGGGCTTTGCACCTGTCGTTGCCTCGAGTCTGGCCGCAGGGCGCCATACTGAACCGGGGACACCGTATTTCAATGTCGCCGCGACGTCAGAACAGCTCGCCAGGCACTTCTTGGCTTAATCACGTCATAAAAAAAGCGAATCCGGGGTGCCACTGTGTGGCTCCCCGGATTCGCTTGGTGCTGGTCTTAATACGCTGCGGGGGCGTCCCACAGGTTCAGGCTGGTGCCGATATTGTTCTCAACGGCGTAGTTGTAGATATCGTGCGCCCAGGCGACGTCTTCAACAGGCATACCACCGACCGAATAGACGATGATCTCGTCGTCGGACTTGCGGCCTTCGATTCGTCCAGCAGCAATGTCGCCCATTTGCTGTAGGTCTTCACGAGGGAAGTGGCCATCGTGCTGGAGTTTCAGCATGCGCGACCCGATGATACCAATCTGGTCGTATGCTACCTGGGTGGTGTATTCATGGTGCCATTCATCGTAGAGGCCCATGTAGTCGACGACCTTGCGGGTGTTGATCAGGAAGTCATCGTCGAAGTGGGTGGCACCTGGAGCGATCACGAGGGTACCAGGAGAGAGCCATTCGCCCTTAACCTGTGGGAAGTCCTGAGAGCCATTCGGAGAGGCATTTGCTCCGGTAATGAGAATCTCGACGTTTTCGACGGCTTCTTTTTCGGTGTCTACAACAGTCACCGATTCAAGCTGTGGATTGTCCTGCTTGATTTGCTCCGCGGCACGTTGGGTGGAGTCTGCCGAGCGACCTTTGATCTTCACATGTTTGACACCTTCGCGCTGGGTCAGAACACCTCGAAGCGTTGTCTGCGACATCACGCCAGGACCGATCATCCCGACGGTCTCAACGTTATCGACCGCTAGGTGCTTCGTACCCACGTTGGGTACAGACGCGGTCCGGTAGGCCGAGAGCAGGTTCGCCGACATGACAGCCTTCGGAGCGGCAGTGTCGGTGTCGTTGAGTACGAACAAATGGATGGACCGAGGCATGTCGTGCTTCCGGTTCTCAATATTGGAGCCATACCATTTCACACCGGTCGCACGAAAGCGACCGCCGAGATACGCTGGCATCGCCATGAAACGGCGATCGATATCGTCCTTCGGCATGCCCTCATGTTTTGGTTCCTTAGGGAACGAGATCATCGCACCGTGAGAGTCTCCCCGATCGCCAGCCATCATGTAGTCACCATCGGCCAGTAGTACCAGGGCCTCTTCCATCACATCGATACAACTCGATAGATCGGTGGCACCTGCTTCGATCATCTCCGGCTCGTTGAGATACAGAAAGTCAATACGCTTATCCAATGCAGGATTCCTTCCTTAGATACTTCATCCTGTGAGAGCTTGATTCCTCTGTGAAGTATGGCATACGGAAGGGGGCGAATCAGTATGTGACTCGCCTGAAACAGGGTAACCTTTCTAACATCCAAAAAGATAGATCTGGCATCGAAAACAATGTGAGAAGCGCCATATGTGAAGACCAATCTCGGCATGATGAAGGTGAGCTCGACGCTGCCCGCTGTCGTCCGACTACCTTAGGTGAAGCGCACTAGGGTCTTCTGCTGCGTCGCATCCGATACCGTCGTTGCAGATCGTCAAAGTACTGCGGAGTTCCAGGCTCAGGGGTTCCGTGATCTACTTCCGAGGGCGTGTCCTCGTTAACTGAAGGCCATTCTTCCGGGTCGATGTCATCACGAAGTTCGTTGTCGGACCGTAGAAGCGGTTCCCGGACCATCATGAGGTGCTCCCGGCCAGCCTCATAGAAAGGCTCGCCGACCGCTTCCAGGCCGAAGGTCTCGTACCAGTCCTGGAGGTGCGTTTGAGCGTGCATAGTCAGCTGTTGGTCTGGATAATAGGCCATCACAGCCCGTATGAGCGCGCTCGCCAGGCCATGGCCTCGGAAAGGCTTGTCGGTGGCGACGCGGCCGATCGAAAGCGTGTGGGGATTCTCTTTCAGCACCCGAAGCGTAGAGACTGGGACGCCTTCGATCTGAATCCACCAGATCTGGGTGGTAGGTTCGAGGTCGCGACCATCGAGTTCTTCTACTGTAGTAATGCCCTGTTCCATGACGTAGACGCGATTGCGCAAACGGGCAATATTGTATGCGGTTTCATGCCGCATCTGGGTCCAGTGAGCATTTTGAATTTCGACCATGGAGACATTCTAAAGCACTGTTGTCCTGCTGTGATACCTCAGCATCTAACAGCGTGTTCATCCCAAATTAGGTTGTTAAATGCAGGGGCCCCGGGAGGGGGCCGACCGTGTGGTCGGGGCCCTCCCGGGGCGCCTGTGAATGGTTGTCCGGCGGTGTCCTACTCTCCCACACCCTCCCGGGTGCAGTACCATCGGCGCTGTGGGTCTTAGCTTCCGGGTTCGGAATGGGACCGGGCGTTTCCCCCACGCTATAACCACCGTAACCCTTGAGCTCACCCCGTGGTGGGGTGGCAATCCTGTGGGTCACCGGTGTGGTGACGACATCTTATGCAATTCTGGGTGACCCTACCCACCCCTGGTTGCGGGGGGTTCGGGGGTGGTCACGGGGTGGTGTTGCTGTAACCGTATAGTGGACGCGCATCAACAAATCCTGTTGAGTGGTCTCGTGGACGCATGCACGTGTTCTGTGTGCACGTTATTGTGTGGTGACTCGTGTCAGACCTTTTGCTGCCTGACAATACACACCCCCCTCCACGGTGTGGTGTGGGGTGTGGGTAAGTCTTTGGTGTATTAGTACCGGTCAGCTGCACACATCTGTAGTCTGTGCTTCCACTTCCGGCCTATCAACCCAGTAGTCTACTGGGCACCTTATAAGGAGAATTCATCTTGAAGCCGGCTTCCCGCTTAGATGCTTTCAGCGGTTATCCATCCCGAACGTAGCGAATCAGCCATGCACCTGGCGGTACAACTGACATACCAGAGGTTCGTCCGTCCCGGTCCTCTCGTACTAAGGACAGACCTTCGCAATTCTCCAACGCGCGCAGAGGATAGGGACCGAACTGTCTCACGACGTTCTGAACCCAGCTCGCGTACCGCTTTAATGGGCGAACAGCCCAACCCTTGGGACCTACTCCAGCCCCAGGATGCGACGAGCCGACATCGAGGTGCCAAACCATGCCGTCGATATGAACTCTTGGGCAAGATCAGCCTGTTATCCCCGGAGTACCTTTTATCCGTTGAGCGACGACCGTTCCACAACGAGTCGCCGGATCACTAGTCCCAACTTTCGTTCCTGCTCGACATGCCTGTCTCACAGTCAAGCTCCCTTGTGCACTTACACTCAACACCTGATGACCGACCAGGCTGAGGGAACCTTTGGGCGCCTCCGTTACCATTTAGGAGGCAACCGCCCCAGTTAAACTACCCATCAGGCACTGTCCCTGGACCAGATCATGGCCCGAAGTTAGATATTCACTATCACCAGAGTGGTATTTCACCGATCGACTCCACCATCACTAGCGTGATGGCTTCACAGTCTCCCACCTATACTACACAAGTGACAGTCAATACCAATACCAAACTATAGTAAAGGTTCCGGGGTCTTTCCGTCCTTCTGCGCGTAACGAGCATCTTTACTCGTAGTGCAATTTCGCCGAGTTCATAGTAGAGACAGCGGAGAGGTCGTTGCTCCATTCGTGCAGGTCGGAACTTACCCGACAAGGAATTTCGCTACCTTAGGATGGTTATAGTTACCACCGCCGTTTACTGGGGCTTAACTTTTCCGCTTCGCCCACACAAGGTGGGCTAACAGATCCGCTTAACCTTCCAGCACCGGGCAGGAGTCAGTGCATATACATCGTCTTACGACTTCGCATGCACCTGTGTTTTTGATAAACAGTCGCCTCCCCCTAGTCTCTGCGGCCCTTACCCCCTCAACCCAGCATGTGGGTCTCAGGGTCCGGGCCCCCCTTCTTCCGAAGTTACGGGGGCATTTTGCCGAGTTCCTTAACTATGATTGTCTCGATCGCCTTAGTATTCTCTACCTGACTACCTGTGTCGGTTATGGGTACGGGCAACACTACACCTGGCGCCGATGCTTTTCTAGGCAGCATAGGATCACCGGATCCCCCACCACGTGGGGGCCCATCACGTCTCAGGCATGTGTCTGGCGGATTTCCCTACCAGACGCCCTACACGCTTAGACCAGGACAATTCCACTGCCTGGCCCGGCTACCTTCCTGCGTCACACCTGTTAATGCGCTTGACCTACTGGATCAGGTCCCAATCGCACCACCAGTGCACACCCGAAGGTGCACACCGTTGGCTTGAGAGGTTAGTCTCACCAGCGTGTCATGGGCGGTATAGTATCGGTACGGGAATATCAACCCGTTGTCCATCGACTACGCCTGTCGGCCTCGCCTTAGGTCCCGACTAACCCAGGGAAGATTAGCTTGACCCTGGAACCCTTAGTCATCCGGCGGACGGGTTTCTCACCCGTCATTCGCTACTCATGCCTGCATTCTCACTCGCGCAGAATCCACCACAAGTTCACACTGCGGCTTCACCTCCTACACGACGCTCCCCTACCCCGCAACACCAGCAGGTGTTGCAGTCATGGTTTCGGCGGTGTGCTTGAGCCCCGCTACATTGTCGGCGCAGAATCACTTGACCAGTGGGCTGTTACGCACTCTTTCAAGGGTGGCTGCTTCTAAGCCAACCTCCTGGTTGTCTCAGCAACTCCACATCCTTTCCCACTTAGCACACGCTTAGGGGCCTTAACCGATGATCTGGGCTGTTTCCCTTTCGACGATGAAGCTTATCCCCCACCGTCTCACTGCTACGCTCAACTTGCCAGCATTCGGAGTTTGGCAGACGTCAGTAACCTTGTAGGGCCCATCAGTCAACCAGTAGCTCTACCACCAGCAAGCACACGTAACGCTGCACCTAAATGCATTTCGGGGAGAACCAGCTATCACGAAGTTTGATTAGCCTTTCACCCCTACCCACAACTCATCCCCTCAGTTTTCAACCTAAGTGGGTTCGGTCCTCCACGCGCTCTTACACGCGCTTCAACCTGGTCATGGGTAGATCACTTCGTTTCGGGTCCAGAACACGCGACTGACTCGCCCTCTTCAGACTCGCTTTCGCTACGACTACCCCACACGGGTTAACCT from Enteractinococcus fodinae includes the following:
- a CDS encoding DsbA family protein yields the protein MAKNKSAGSSRDTVRQAQANQLAAEKRRSRIITWTIVGVVAAVVAIIVVVTLMNSSRSIPDAGPTPTAATETGGLLLEDGAPAEGNAPEEVDATQVDEPNPDTAGQMPTDVPGSDVADIIIYADANCVYCAQFESENAGALDELAADGHTIEYRLVNYLDNPGTENYSSRAANAMACVAEESPEHTSEYIHAVFTSYDTHQGAGLSNDELVALAGEIGADIEGCVSDNTFRPFVNYTTAHAVKDGIAGTPSIWVNGEHYENTSGGESFQSWAESQLDD
- a CDS encoding fumarylacetoacetate hydrolase family protein, encoding MKLATFRLPQERPDAPGATFAALIIKTETDDSGAEYATQAVRLPDITDVGALLTLAPPERQAIVQEALDAAQQDANYIIDATTLSYETLIPYPSKIFCIGLNYRNHIEETGLDLPKYPTIFAKYGQTLTSAYSEIAVPEIDHRLDYEGELAVIIGAPGKNISAANAADYIAGYAISNDISLRGLQGRTDEWTQGKILEASTPVGPWLTTADEFQSKAELTTLVNGEVRQRDSVDDLVFGVGDLLEYLSQLITLLPGDIIMTGTPGGVALAMRDEHGRRPWLKPGDVVETRIEGLGAQRNAIV
- a CDS encoding NADPH-dependent F420 reductase, whose amino-acid sequence is MPSFDRIGVLGAGRAGTAFARAAARSGIDVQIASTRTPTQMRYHLMQYAPQARAVLAEEVADGVDLVILAVPQEDLDDVAPAWFTDRILVDATNRWHDEPLPEWFEKGLASGLSSSEVIAQRFDTATVVKALNHISHWAMDTPAADEERAAAVASDSPSAAKVVADLVSALGFAPVVASSLAAGRHTEPGTPYFNVAATSEQLARHFLA
- a CDS encoding tyramine oxidase subunit B; the encoded protein is MDKRIDFLYLNEPEMIEAGATDLSSCIDVMEEALVLLADGDYMMAGDRGDSHGAMISFPKEPKHEGMPKDDIDRRFMAMPAYLGGRFRATGVKWYGSNIENRKHDMPRSIHLFVLNDTDTAAPKAVMSANLLSAYRTASVPNVGTKHLAVDNVETVGMIGPGVMSQTTLRGVLTQREGVKHVKIKGRSADSTQRAAEQIKQDNPQLESVTVVDTEKEAVENVEILITGANASPNGSQDFPQVKGEWLSPGTLVIAPGATHFDDDFLINTRKVVDYMGLYDEWHHEYTTQVAYDQIGIIGSRMLKLQHDGHFPREDLQQMGDIAAGRIEGRKSDDEIIVYSVGGMPVEDVAWAHDIYNYAVENNIGTSLNLWDAPAAY
- a CDS encoding GNAT family N-acetyltransferase, with the protein product MVEIQNAHWTQMRHETAYNIARLRNRVYVMEQGITTVEELDGRDLEPTTQIWWIQIEGVPVSTLRVLKENPHTLSIGRVATDKPFRGHGLASALIRAVMAYYPDQQLTMHAQTHLQDWYETFGLEAVGEPFYEAGREHLMMVREPLLRSDNELRDDIDPEEWPSVNEDTPSEVDHGTPEPGTPQYFDDLQRRYRMRRSRRP